CTAGTCTTGGCCATCGTCTTCCTCCTCGTAGTAAGTGTGCGCTTCTGGCTTTTCCTCAAATAAACGCTTTCGCGCTATCGCTCGTTCGATATCAATTGCTGGTACTGCCGCTTGTTCTTTCGTAATGGCTTGTGCCAGAATCGCCACGTTTTGCCCATGAAAAAAGTACAAAATCCGGTACTGGACACGAATATGCTTTGCCCGCAATTCATAGATACCATCCCGTAGGTAATCTGCACCAGGGCGACGCAGTTCGTATCCTAACATCCCAAGTTGCTTGATGCGAGCTACACAGTTTGCATATCCTTTGCGGTCTTCTTTTAAAAGTCGCGTCAACCATTCCAGAACAGGTACTTCCCCATCTTCCTCCTGGTAGAAAACAACCTGGGTTTCAGGCACTGTACATTCTCTCACTATATCAATATTGTTATAATACGCCAACTCGAATACTGTGGCACGATGACCCCTATGCTTTAAGTTTTGCGTACGCAAATACTCAAATATTTAAATACTCAGGTTGCCAAATACTTGCATCTTCAGATATTTACAATGCCATGCCCAGTTCCATCTGCTAGATTAGTATTATCTACGCCGGACTTTTGCGTACGCAAATACTCAAACATTTAAACATTT
This genomic interval from Anabaena cylindrica PCC 7122 contains the following:
- a CDS encoding type II toxin-antitoxin system RelE/ParE family toxin, whose translation is MPETQVVFYQEEDGEVPVLEWLTRLLKEDRKGYANCVARIKQLGMLGYELRRPGADYLRDGIYELRAKHIRVQYRILYFFHGQNVAILAQAITKEQAAVPAIDIERAIARKRLFEEKPEAHTYYEEEDDGQD